In Lemur catta isolate mLemCat1 chromosome 1, mLemCat1.pri, whole genome shotgun sequence, one DNA window encodes the following:
- the ZIC4 gene encoding zinc finger protein ZIC 4 — protein sequence MWLGRYRTITTFNIATFHITTSITSIPCQGTVPGSTLGCSSPKCIWGAGQIPLEQRPQQPTDSALRFLLPLPPTPPPPTLSSSRCRRGLSPRATRPNDGGNVWPCSVHPVHCWRRLAPSPTADGRGCGVAGLGLPPGALGVRSPRHPFSCALFVSTTGSSSGHHGPQLAAASSPSVFPGLHEQPPQASPSGPLNGLLRLGLPGDMYARPEPFAPGPAARSDALAAAAALHGYGGMNLTVNLAAPHGPGAFFRYMRQPIKQELICKWLAADGPASPRLCSKTFSTMHELVTHVTVEHVGGPEQANHICFWEECPRQGKPFKAKYKLVNHIRVHTGEKPFPCPFSGCGKVFARSENLKIHKRTHTGEKPFRCEFEGCERRFANSSDRKKHSHVHTSDKPYTCKVRGCDKCYTHPSSLRKHMKVHGRSPPPPSSGYDSATPSALVSPSSDCGHEPQVASSAAAAARGADLSE from the exons ATGTGGCTGGGGCGGTACAGAACTATCACCACTTTCAATATCGCCACCTTCCACATCACCACTTCTATTACCTCCATTCCCTGTCAGGGCACCGTGCCCGGGAGCACACTGGGGTGTTCGTCGCCAAAGTGCATTTGGGGCGCAGGTCAGATCCCTTTGGAGCAGAGACCCCAGCAACCCACAGACTCAGCCCTTCGCTTCCTACTGCCCCTTCCACCTACCCCGCCGCCACCAACCCTCTCCAGCTCACGGTGCCGCAGGGGACTCAGCCCAAGAGCAACCCGGCCCAACGACGGCGGAAACGTTTGGCCTTGCTCTGTTCACCCAGTTCACTGCTGGCGCCGTTTGGCTCCCAGTCCTACCGCTGACGGCAGAGGCTGTGgtgtggctgggctgggcctgcccCCCGGGGCCCTGGGAGTGCGCAGCCCACGCCACCCGTTCTCATGCGCGCTATTTGTCTCAACAACAGGTAGCAGCTCTGGACACCATGGCCCCCAGCTCGCCGCCGCCTCCAGCCCCTCGGTGTTCCCGGGCCTCCACGAgcagcctccccaggcctcccccagcGGTCCTTTGAACGGACTCCTCCGTCTGGGGCTCCCCGGAGACATGTACGCGCGGCCAGAGCCTTTCGCGCCCGGGCCTGCGGCCCGCAGCGACGCCCTGGCAGCTGCCGCAGCCCTGCATGGCTACGGGGGCATGAACCTGACCGTGAACCTCGCTGCACCCCACGGTCCCGGCGCCTTTTTCCGCTACATGCGGCAGCCCATCAAACAGGAGCTCATCTGCAAGTGGCTGGCGGCTgacggccccgcgtccccgcgccTCTGTTCCAAAACTTTCAGCACCATGCACGAGCTGGTCACGCACGTCACCGTGGAGCACGTCGGCGGCCCGGAGCAGGCCAACCACATTTGCTTCTGGGAGGAGTGTCCGCGCCAGGGCAAGCCCTTCAAAGCCAAATACAAACTTGTAAATCACATCCGCGTGcacacgggcgagaagccctTCCCCTGTCCTTTCTCGGGGTGTGGGAAGGTCTTTGCTAGATCAGAAAATCTCAAAATACACAAACGAACTCACACAG GCGAGAAGCCCTTCAGGTGCGAGTTCGAAGGCTGTGAGCGGCGCTTCGCTAACAGCAGCGACCGCAAGAAGCATTCGCACGTGCACACTAGTGACAAGCCGTACACGTGCAAGGTGCGCGGCTGCGACAAGTGCTACACGCACCCCAGCTCGCTGCGTAAGCACATGAAGGTGCATGGGCGCTCTCCTCCGCCGCCCAGCTCTGGCTACGATTCGGCTACACCATCTGCCCTCGTGTCGCCCTCTTCAGACTGCGGCCACGAGCCCCAGGTGGCCtcctcggcggcggcggcggcgcgtgGCGCCGACCTAAGTGAATG A